In Oryza glaberrima chromosome 8, OglaRS2, whole genome shotgun sequence, the following are encoded in one genomic region:
- the LOC127781793 gene encoding nucleolin 1 isoform X2 — MGKASKKSVAVAVAPAAVPAKGKGGKKREAEDEIEKAVSAKKQKAAAAPPAKAVPAPKADAKKAKKQPPPKKAASSSSGSSSEEDSSESEEEVKVQVKKTTKPVKQESSSDESSDESSDDEDAKPAAPVANNGLKKGKPASSDSESDSDDEMDEDEKPAAPVKKTSVTAQKKKDDSDSSESESDESDSDEDVPTKSKAPAIAAKNDDSTDGSESESDSEDEDAAPKGAAKKESSSDEEDDSSEESSDDEPKQPQQKKAQEESSEESSEEDSDEEDEKLAKTPKKKTPAATKSQNDEPKTPASNQSQGTESATLFMGNLSFNLNQDQVKEFFQEVGEVISVRLATHEDGSSRGFGHVQFASSEEAKKALELHGCDLDGRPVRLDLAHERGAYTPHSRNDTGSFQKQNRGSSQSIFVKGFDSSLEESKIRESLEGHFADCGEITRVSVPMDRETGASKGIAYIDFKDQASFSKALELSGSDLGGYNLYVDEAKPKGDSRDGGGRRGGRSGDRFGGRSGDRFGGRSGGRFGGRDGGRRGGRGGRDGGRRGGRGGFQSRQSAGTASTGKKTTFGDE; from the exons ATGGGGAAGGCGAGCAAGAAgtccgtggccgtggccgtcgcGCCCGCTGCTGTGCCGGCCAAGGGGAAGGGCGGCAAGAagcgggaggcggaggacgaGATCGAGAAGGCGGTGAGCGCCAAGAAGCagaaggccgcggcggcgccgccggccaagGCCGTCCCCGCGCCCAAGGCGGACGCCAAGAAGGCCAAGAAGCAGCCGCCGCCCAAGAAGGCcgcgagcagcagcagtggcAGCAGCTCTGAGGAGGACTCGTCGGAGTCCGAGGAGGAG GTCAAGGTCCAGGTGAAGAAGACTACTAAGCCTGTCAAGCAGGAGTCTTCTTCTGATGAGAGCAGCGATGAGAGCTCTGATGATGAG GATGCTAAGCCTGCTGCTCCGGTTGCTAATAATGGCCTGAAGAAAGGCAAGCCAGCGAGCAGCGATTCTGAGAGTGATTCAGACGATGAAATGGATGAGGACGAG AAACCTGCTGCTCCAGTGAAAAAAACTTCTGTGActgcacaaaagaaaaaagatgatTCTGACAGCTCTGAGAGTGAGTCAGATGAGAGTGATTCGGACGAG GATGTGCCTACAAAGTCTAAAGCCCCTGCTATAGCTGCCAAGAATGATGATTCTACTGATGGTTCCGAGTCCGAAAGTGACTCTGAGGATGAG GATGCTGCACCCAAGGGTGCTGCCAAGAAGGAAAGCAGCAGTGATGAAGAGGATGACAGTTCTGAGGAAAGCTCCGATGATGAACCTAAACAACCTCAACAAAAAAAG GCCCAAGAGGAATCCTCCGAAGAGTCTTCTGAAGAAGACAGTGATGAAGAGGATGAAAAATTGGCCAAAACTCCTAAGAAG AAAACGCCTGCTGCCACCAAATCACAAAATGATGAA CCTAAAACTCCTGCGAGTAACCAAAGTCAGGGAACTGAGTCAGCAACCCTTTTTATGGGCAACCTTTCTTTCAATTTAAATCAGGACCAAGT GAAGGAATTTTTCCAGGAAGTTGGTGAGGTTATCAGTGTTCGTTTGGCTACACATGAAGATGGCTCCTCCAGGGGCTTTGGCCATGTTCAATTTGCTTCATCTGAAGAAGCTAAGAAG GCGCTTGAATTGCATGGCTGTGATCTGGATGGTCGTCCAGTGAGACTTGACTTGGCTCATGAAAGAGGTGCATACACCCCTCACAGCAG GAATGATACTGGATCATTCCAGAAACAAAACAGAGGTTCCAGCCAGTCTATATTTGTCAAGGGTTTTGATTCATCTCTTGAGGAGAGCAAG ATCCGAGAATCTCTTGAAGGACATTTTGCTGATTGCGGAGAGATCACACGAGTCTCAGTTCCCATGGATCGTGAAACTGGTGCAAGCAAAGG GATAGCATACATAGATTTTAAGGATCAGGCTTCCTTCTCGAAGGCACTTGAACTAAGTGGGTCTGACCTTGGTGGCTACAACCTATATGTTGATGAAGCCAAGCCTAAAGGAGATAGCCGAGATGGTGGTGGGAGAAGAGGCGGCCGATCTGGTGACAGGTTTGGCGGCCGATCTGGTGACAGGTTTGGCGGCCGATCTGGTGGTAGGTTTGGAGGTAGAGATGGTGGGAGAAGAGGTGGACGTGGTGGCAGAGATGGTGGCAGAAGAGGCGGACGTGGCGGTTTTCAGAGCAGGCAGAGTGCTGGTACAGCTAGTACAG GAAAGAAGACAACTTTTGGAGATGAGTAA
- the LOC127781793 gene encoding nucleolin 1 isoform X1 → MGKASKKSVAVAVAPAAVPAKGKGGKKREAEDEIEKAVSAKKQKAAAAPPAKAVPAPKADAKKAKKQPPPKKAASSSSGSSSEEDSSESEEEVKVQVKKTTKPVKQESSSDESSDESSDDEDAKPAAPVANNGLKKGKPASSDSESDSDDEMDEDEKPAAPVKKTSVTAQKKKDDSDSSESESDESDSDEDVPTKSKAPAIAAKNDDSTDGSESESDSEDEDAAPKGAAKKESSSDEEDDSSEESSDDEPKQPQQKKQAQEESSEESSEEDSDEEDEKLAKTPKKKTPAATKSQNDEPKTPASNQSQGTESATLFMGNLSFNLNQDQVKEFFQEVGEVISVRLATHEDGSSRGFGHVQFASSEEAKKALELHGCDLDGRPVRLDLAHERGAYTPHSRNDTGSFQKQNRGSSQSIFVKGFDSSLEESKIRESLEGHFADCGEITRVSVPMDRETGASKGIAYIDFKDQASFSKALELSGSDLGGYNLYVDEAKPKGDSRDGGGRRGGRSGDRFGGRSGDRFGGRSGGRFGGRDGGRRGGRGGRDGGRRGGRGGFQSRQSAGTASTGKKTTFGDE, encoded by the exons ATGGGGAAGGCGAGCAAGAAgtccgtggccgtggccgtcgcGCCCGCTGCTGTGCCGGCCAAGGGGAAGGGCGGCAAGAagcgggaggcggaggacgaGATCGAGAAGGCGGTGAGCGCCAAGAAGCagaaggccgcggcggcgccgccggccaagGCCGTCCCCGCGCCCAAGGCGGACGCCAAGAAGGCCAAGAAGCAGCCGCCGCCCAAGAAGGCcgcgagcagcagcagtggcAGCAGCTCTGAGGAGGACTCGTCGGAGTCCGAGGAGGAG GTCAAGGTCCAGGTGAAGAAGACTACTAAGCCTGTCAAGCAGGAGTCTTCTTCTGATGAGAGCAGCGATGAGAGCTCTGATGATGAG GATGCTAAGCCTGCTGCTCCGGTTGCTAATAATGGCCTGAAGAAAGGCAAGCCAGCGAGCAGCGATTCTGAGAGTGATTCAGACGATGAAATGGATGAGGACGAG AAACCTGCTGCTCCAGTGAAAAAAACTTCTGTGActgcacaaaagaaaaaagatgatTCTGACAGCTCTGAGAGTGAGTCAGATGAGAGTGATTCGGACGAG GATGTGCCTACAAAGTCTAAAGCCCCTGCTATAGCTGCCAAGAATGATGATTCTACTGATGGTTCCGAGTCCGAAAGTGACTCTGAGGATGAG GATGCTGCACCCAAGGGTGCTGCCAAGAAGGAAAGCAGCAGTGATGAAGAGGATGACAGTTCTGAGGAAAGCTCCGATGATGAACCTAAACAACCTCAACAAAAAAAG CAGGCCCAAGAGGAATCCTCCGAAGAGTCTTCTGAAGAAGACAGTGATGAAGAGGATGAAAAATTGGCCAAAACTCCTAAGAAG AAAACGCCTGCTGCCACCAAATCACAAAATGATGAA CCTAAAACTCCTGCGAGTAACCAAAGTCAGGGAACTGAGTCAGCAACCCTTTTTATGGGCAACCTTTCTTTCAATTTAAATCAGGACCAAGT GAAGGAATTTTTCCAGGAAGTTGGTGAGGTTATCAGTGTTCGTTTGGCTACACATGAAGATGGCTCCTCCAGGGGCTTTGGCCATGTTCAATTTGCTTCATCTGAAGAAGCTAAGAAG GCGCTTGAATTGCATGGCTGTGATCTGGATGGTCGTCCAGTGAGACTTGACTTGGCTCATGAAAGAGGTGCATACACCCCTCACAGCAG GAATGATACTGGATCATTCCAGAAACAAAACAGAGGTTCCAGCCAGTCTATATTTGTCAAGGGTTTTGATTCATCTCTTGAGGAGAGCAAG ATCCGAGAATCTCTTGAAGGACATTTTGCTGATTGCGGAGAGATCACACGAGTCTCAGTTCCCATGGATCGTGAAACTGGTGCAAGCAAAGG GATAGCATACATAGATTTTAAGGATCAGGCTTCCTTCTCGAAGGCACTTGAACTAAGTGGGTCTGACCTTGGTGGCTACAACCTATATGTTGATGAAGCCAAGCCTAAAGGAGATAGCCGAGATGGTGGTGGGAGAAGAGGCGGCCGATCTGGTGACAGGTTTGGCGGCCGATCTGGTGACAGGTTTGGCGGCCGATCTGGTGGTAGGTTTGGAGGTAGAGATGGTGGGAGAAGAGGTGGACGTGGTGGCAGAGATGGTGGCAGAAGAGGCGGACGTGGCGGTTTTCAGAGCAGGCAGAGTGCTGGTACAGCTAGTACAG GAAAGAAGACAACTTTTGGAGATGAGTAA
- the LOC127782050 gene encoding uncharacterized protein LOC127782050 has protein sequence MARPPEPRGKDEEVRLPCLAFPSLDGYRVYSLAEGRMCDDGDVRLRMACRRRYVSSPYGGKVFVTDLNWRYSSHLVDPFTGERTPLPDLPIPLSETEPTPCADDEPRANRTVAVGTDDCFAWDWSPRGVMVARGDTVFFCEAGGGEWKPVHRSRTNSPMTVNHRGGFFFVLERRSLLTMVFDAETLAPTAEIAPPPSRHDIDDAYLVASTDDVLLLVRRRAADSDIREVFTHAYRARHRGAPTSPPLAWAPVTDIGDRAAFVTRAHGFTKSTFNQEYINSKLV, from the exons AtggcgcggccgccggagccgaGGGGGAAGGATGAGGAGGTGAGGCTGCCGTGCTTGGCGTTCCCGTCGCTTGATGGGTACAGGGTTTACTCCCTCGCCGAGGGGCGCAtgtgcgacgacggcgacgtgcgGCTGCGGatggcgtgccgccgccgctacgtGTCGTCGCCGTACGGCGGGAAGGTGTTCGTCACGGATCTCAACTGGCGCTACTCGTCGCACCTCGTCGACCCGTTCACCGGCGAGCGCACGCCGCTCCCCGACCTGCCCATCCCGCTCTCGGAGACGGAGCCGACGCCGTGCGCGGACGACGAGCCACGCGCCAACCGCACGGTGGCGGTGGGCACCGACGACTGCTTCGCGTGGGACTGGTCCCCGCGCGGCGTCATGGTCGCGCGCGGCGACACGGTGTTCTTctgcgaggccggcggcggcgagtggaaGCCGGTGCACCGGTCGCGGACCAACTCGCCGATGACGGTCAACCACCGCGGCGGCTTCTTCTTCGTGCTCGAGCGGCGGTCGCTGCTCACCATGGTGTTCGACGCCGAGACGCTAGCCCCCACCGCCGagatcgcgccgccgccgagccgccacGACATCGACGACGCCTACCTCGTCGCGTCCACCGACGACGTGCTCCTCCTggtgcgccgccgcgcggcggacAGCGACATCCGGGAGGTCTTCACCCACGCCTACCGCGCGCGGCACAGGggcgcgccgacgtcgccgccgctggcgtGGGCGCCGGTGACGGACATAGGCGACCGCGCGGCGTTCGTCACCAGGGCCCACGGCTTcacc AAATCAACATTCAACCAAGAGTACATAAACTCTAAGCTTGTGTGA
- the LOC127781199 gene encoding solanesyl-diphosphate synthase 1, mitochondrial-like isoform X1, giving the protein MLLPRRLPLLAGLLRSASSVASSLPPNPKNVSGREGFLWSSWYFHSTRHQTSREGEQMAKELLDPLALIKDEVSEISNRLRSMVVAEVPELTLAAGYFFRAGAEGKRTCPTVLLLMASSISMDMADPIVGSKNEIRERYMRLAEITELIHVTSLIHDDVLDDANTRRGMDSLNCVMGKKLAVLAGDFLLSKAFSTAAVSLDNAEVILLLATAVNNLVTGEFMQMRITPIQRCSMDYYLQKSYYKTAALISNSCKAVAVLAGQTAEVATLAYQYGKHLGIAYQLIDDILDFTGTSASLGKGSLSDIHQGIVTAPILFAMEEYPQLRVIVEQGFDDPSNVDAALAYLARSKGIERTRLLAAEHAKLAADAIDALPESKDGSVLISRQALKDLTEKLIKRTK; this is encoded by the exons ATGCTACTGCCGAGGCGTCTTCCTCTTCTCGCTGGTCTCCTGCGCTCGGCCTCCTCCGTtgcctcctcccttcctccaaacCCAAAG AATGTCTCAGGTAGAGAAGGGTTTCTATGGAGTTCATGGTATTTTCACAGCACAAGGCATCAGACATCCAGAGAAGGGGAGCAGATGGCTAAG GAGCTGCTAGACCCCCTTGCACTGATTAAAGATGAAGTATCTGAAATCTCAAATAGATTGCGCTCAATGGTGGTAGCTGAG GTACCGGAACTGACGTTAGCAGCTGGGTACTTCTTCAGAGCTGGAGCTGAAGGGAAAAGAACTTGCCCCACT GTTCTACTATTGATGGCTTCATCTATAAGCATGGACATGGCTGACCCAATTGTTGGTTCAAAGAATGAGATTCGTGAGAGATATATGCGTCTCGCTGAGATAACTGAACTGATTCAT GTAACAAGCCTTATCCATGATGATGTCTTGGATGATGCTAATACCAGGCGTGGCATGGACTCACTGAACTGTGTTATGGGAAAGAAG CTTGCAGTGCTGGCTGGTGATTTTCTACTCTCCAAGGCATTTTCTACTGCTGCGGTGTCTCTTGACAATGCTGAG GTTATATTGTTGCTAGCAACGGCTGTAAATAACCTTGTAACTGGTGAGTTTATGCAGATGAGAATAACTCCAATACAACGTTGCAG CATGGATTACTATTTGCAGAAGTCATATTACAAGACAGCTGCATTGATTTCAAACAGTTGCAAAGCTGTTGCGGTTCTTGCTGGCCAAACAGCTGAAGTTGCGACGCTTGCTTATCAGTATGGCAAACACTTg GGTATAGCATATCAGTTGATCGATGACATCCTCGATTTCACAGGGACATCAGCTTCACTAGGCAAAGGCTCCTTGTCTGATATCCATCAA GGAATTGTGACGGCTCCCATATTGTTTGCAATGGAAGAGTACCCGCAATTGCGCGTAATTGTAGAACAGGGTTTTGATGACCCCTCAAATGTAGACGCA GCCCTTGCATACCTTGCCAGAAGTAAGGGAATTGAGAGGACAAGGTTACTTGCTGCTGAACATGCCAAATTGGCAGCAGACGCAATCGATGCTCTTCCTGAGAGCAAGGATGGATCTGTGCTGATCTCAAGACAGGCACTCAAAGATCTTACAGAAAAGCTGATCAAGAGAAcaaagtga
- the LOC127781199 gene encoding solanesyl-diphosphate synthase 1, mitochondrial-like isoform X2 yields MVVAEVPELTLAAGYFFRAGAEGKRTCPTVLLLMASSISMDMADPIVGSKNEIRERYMRLAEITELIHVTSLIHDDVLDDANTRRGMDSLNCVMGKKLAVLAGDFLLSKAFSTAAVSLDNAEVILLLATAVNNLVTGEFMQMRITPIQRCSMDYYLQKSYYKTAALISNSCKAVAVLAGQTAEVATLAYQYGKHLGIAYQLIDDILDFTGTSASLGKGSLSDIHQGIVTAPILFAMEEYPQLRVIVEQGFDDPSNVDAALAYLARSKGIERTRLLAAEHAKLAADAIDALPESKDGSVLISRQALKDLTEKLIKRTK; encoded by the exons ATGGTGGTAGCTGAG GTACCGGAACTGACGTTAGCAGCTGGGTACTTCTTCAGAGCTGGAGCTGAAGGGAAAAGAACTTGCCCCACT GTTCTACTATTGATGGCTTCATCTATAAGCATGGACATGGCTGACCCAATTGTTGGTTCAAAGAATGAGATTCGTGAGAGATATATGCGTCTCGCTGAGATAACTGAACTGATTCAT GTAACAAGCCTTATCCATGATGATGTCTTGGATGATGCTAATACCAGGCGTGGCATGGACTCACTGAACTGTGTTATGGGAAAGAAG CTTGCAGTGCTGGCTGGTGATTTTCTACTCTCCAAGGCATTTTCTACTGCTGCGGTGTCTCTTGACAATGCTGAG GTTATATTGTTGCTAGCAACGGCTGTAAATAACCTTGTAACTGGTGAGTTTATGCAGATGAGAATAACTCCAATACAACGTTGCAG CATGGATTACTATTTGCAGAAGTCATATTACAAGACAGCTGCATTGATTTCAAACAGTTGCAAAGCTGTTGCGGTTCTTGCTGGCCAAACAGCTGAAGTTGCGACGCTTGCTTATCAGTATGGCAAACACTTg GGTATAGCATATCAGTTGATCGATGACATCCTCGATTTCACAGGGACATCAGCTTCACTAGGCAAAGGCTCCTTGTCTGATATCCATCAA GGAATTGTGACGGCTCCCATATTGTTTGCAATGGAAGAGTACCCGCAATTGCGCGTAATTGTAGAACAGGGTTTTGATGACCCCTCAAATGTAGACGCA GCCCTTGCATACCTTGCCAGAAGTAAGGGAATTGAGAGGACAAGGTTACTTGCTGCTGAACATGCCAAATTGGCAGCAGACGCAATCGATGCTCTTCCTGAGAGCAAGGATGGATCTGTGCTGATCTCAAGACAGGCACTCAAAGATCTTACAGAAAAGCTGATCAAGAGAAcaaagtga